The Ornithinimicrobium sufpigmenti genome includes the window TGACCGAGGAGGGTCCGCTGCCCGCCCTGCGGGGCACGATCACCGTGCTGGCCGACGGCGGGCTGGCGGACGAGGAGATCATCGAGTGGCTGCACGCCCCCGACGACACCCTCGCCGGTGGCAGCGCGATCGCCTCCCTGCACGCCGGGGCCAAGACCGAGGTGCGTCGCCGCGCGCAGGAGC containing:
- a CDS encoding Rv2175c family DNA-binding protein yields the protein MTVPDIMERTGASLPTVKRWLHERELVGRRRGENRALMVPSTFVTEEGPLPALRGTITVLADGGLADEEIIEWLHAPDDTLAGGSAIASLHAGAKTEVRRRAQEHAF